A genomic segment from Clarias gariepinus isolate MV-2021 ecotype Netherlands chromosome 11, CGAR_prim_01v2, whole genome shotgun sequence encodes:
- the si:ch211-195b11.3 gene encoding trypsin inhibitor ClTI-1, which yields MKVTALVCVSLLLLCLSAVISADGISPISKDECEKYATLRCTREYNPVCGDDGKTYSTECILCMENKNRNQQVKVMHKGKC from the exons ATGAAAGTGACTGCTCTGGTCTGCGtttcccttcttcttctttgcctGTCTG CTGTGATATCAGCAGATGGAATTTCACCTATCAGTAAG GATGAGTGTGAAAAGTATGCAACTTTAAGATGCACCCGTGAATACAACCCAGTGTGTGGTGATGATGGCAAGACATACTCAACTGAGTGTATTCTCTGTATGGAAAATAA aaaCCGAAACCAGCAAGTGAAGGTGATGCACAAGGGAAAGTGTTAA